A DNA window from Brassica napus cultivar Da-Ae chromosome A4, Da-Ae, whole genome shotgun sequence contains the following coding sequences:
- the LOC125608416 gene encoding uncharacterized protein LOC125608416: MEVLCICGQWISKESLQWEFLVDLKRNASIISIEEDLLYEDLMKIVSEDFSVKEEEISLSYGFSLDKKCIIESFPPLSIGNTRQLRTFISKTRAFDGTCRLCVKSLLYEGVSTVPLNALPDFSPVHIGLSPNTRVAGDIKVNSYFKTKRELMLRMKKWALEWKFEYKTVSSNKSRVLLSCVDENCTWRMRAIKLPVSDFFVVKKYVHEHTCDTTHRKANHRQASAKLLGSLISSNYGEKKEGLKPKQIIEQVRMLHGVHINYKQAWRVREEAQILVRGTPEDSYYNLSRWLYKITETNPGSLTYQHVDAAGKFKYAFVAFGPSIRGFSLMRRVIAVDGTFLKGKFNGTLLAACAQDGNYHLYPLAFAVVDAENGASWKWFFRGLSQKIPDASDLVFVSDRANSISSALEDVYPLSHHGICRIHLLRNITPTYAKTGLLPLVESAADAYTCHEFWLIFKDIKDKCPELAKYLEESDFRKWARSYAPANRYNIMTTNIAESLNSMLKMPRELPIISLLETIRLTMTTWFFERREAAAKHKHLVTPKVVQKLVSRLGAAMLLNVYQVDRSEFEVKDETMKFVVDLEKRHCTCNVFDIDKIPCIHAIAAAKHIKRDENRFVDASHLTETWAKAYAESIHPGGELSTSTYPENIDELSCPPPATKKKSGRPPTKRKRSVGEFGVPGSKSQSHKCSRCGTGGHNKITCQRPIG, from the exons ATGGAAGTTTTGTGCATCTGTGGACAATGGATCTCAAAAGAATCTCTCCAGTGGGAGTTTCTTGTTGATTTGAAGAGGAATGCATCAATCATTTCCATAGAAGAAGATCTACTGTATGAAGATTTGATGAAGATTGTCTCTGAAGATTTTAGTGTTAAAGAGGAAGAAATCAGTTTGAGTTATGGTTTTTCATTGGATAAGAAATGTATTATTGAAAGTTTCCCCCCACTCTCGATAGGTAATACTCGTCAGCTCAGAACTTTCATTTCCAAGACTAGAGCATTTGATGGAACCTGTCGTTTGTGTGTTAag AGTCTTCTATATGAAGGTGTTTCTACAGTTCCTCTGAATGCTCTTCCGGATTTTAGCCCTGTCCATATTGGACTTTCACCAAACACGAGAGTAGCTGGCGATATTAAGGTGAATAGCTATTTTAAGACAAAGAGAGAGTtgatgttgaggatgaagaaatgggcTTTAGAGTGGAAGTTTGAGTACAAGACTGTCTCTTCTAACAAGTCAAGAGTGCTTTTGAGTTGTGTTGATGAAAATTGCACGTGGAGGATGCGTGCTATCAAGCTACctgtttcagattttttcgtTGTTAAAAAGTATGTTCATGAGCATACATGCGATACAACACACAGGAAAGCCAACCACAGACAAGCATCTGCAAAGTTGTTGGGTTCTTTGATTTCCAGCAATTATGGAGAAAAAAAGGAAGGTCTCAAACCGAAACAGATCATTGAACAGGTCAGGATGCTGCATGGTGTTCACATCAATTACAAACAAGCTTGGAGAGTGAGAGAAGAAGCTCAGATTTTGGTTAGAGGGACTCCTGAAGACAGCTATTACAATTTGTCTAGGTGGTTGTATAAAATCACAGAAACAAACCCTGGTTCCTTGACTTATCAACATGTTGATGCTGCAGGAAAGTTCAAGTATGCATTTGTGGCTTTTGGTCCATCGATAAGGGGATTCTCATTGATGAGGAGAGTTATTGCAGTAGATGGTACATTTCTGAAGGGAAAATTCAATGGGACTTTATTGGCAGCTTGTGCTCAAGATGGGAATTATCATCTATATCCTCTCGCCTTTGCAGTGGTTGACGCAGAAAACGGCGCCTCTTGGAAATGGTTCTTTAGAGGTTTGAGCCAGAAGATCCCGGACGCTTCGGATCTTGTTTTTGTATCAGACAGGGCTAACTCCATTTCTTCAGCGTTGGAGGATGTATATCCCTTATCTCACCATGGAATTTGCAGGATCCATCTGCTCCGCAACATCACTCCTACATATGCGAAGACTGGGTTGCTACCTCTGGTGGAAAGCGCTGCTGATGCCTATACGTGTCACGAGTTCTGGTTAATCTTCAAGGACATAAAGGATAAATGTCCTGAATTGGCTAAGTATCTGGAAGAGTCTGATTTTAGGAAGTGGGCACGAAGCTATGCGCCTGCGAACAGGTATAATATCATGACTACCAACATTGCAGAGTCTCTCAATTCTATGTTGAAGATGCCTCGTGAGTTGCCCATTATCTCTCTCCTTGAAACTATCAGATTGACGATGACCACTTGGTTTTTTGAGCGACGCGAAGCGGCTGCGAAACATAAGCACCTGGTTACTCCAAAAGTTGTGCAGAAATTGGTATCTAGGTTAGGGGCCGCAATGTTGTTGAATGTGTATCAAGTTGATCGAAGCGAGTTTGAGGTGAAGGATGAAACAATGAAGTTTGTTGTTGACTTGGAGAAGCGGCATTGCACATGTAATGTTTTCGACATTGACAAGATCCCCTGCATCCATGCCATCGCTGCTGCTAAGCATATCAAGAGAGATGAAAACCGTTTTGTTGATGCTTCTCACTTGACAGAAACGTGGGCTAAAGCTTATGCTGAAAGCATACATCCTGGTGGAGAGTTGTCAACGTCCACCTATCCAGAGAATATTGATGAACTGTCTTGCCCACCTCCagctaccaaaaagaaaagtggACGCCCTcctacaaagagaaagagatccgtTGGCGAGTTTGGGGTTCCTGGATCTAAATCTCAGTCCCACAAGTGCAGCAGATGTGGCACAGGAGGGCACAACAAGATCACATGCCAGAGGCCTATAGGATGA
- the LOC106453951 gene encoding uncharacterized protein LOC106453951 — MNEITKETPGSPIAQQNIETPVLTPIQTQQETHELMNEIISPNISDTQPNTRARRNLLTEQNKDVESRVQNPFEIGANVEISSQDDNTCHKWYPGNVLATYLVDGVEMVKVEYFVPSLDEKKRKRSVETRVSIDRIRPQPPPERSGAKKSYELMQDVEAFDNGAWCAGKVKVILFDGSCFVSLNNSKEQIYFHHSEMRKPRKWVDGVWEMTKKMEEEQTQSVNPSEGDGDKKGKAKAVACKKNEAAGPSEDGVGKMAKEMEVKQGKSVKPSQDDHAKKGKPDVGKKKKANAQPVDMLPFLQREEKRPIRPRNPPIPVTPEVILPIDPFVTPEFPRFSRLAHWMDLRGIYRVPFYINGKEIEKEFFQKMDDAENNLNKEHINVAFEMLNCKRVEQGAWFRNNNLPAACFVPVKFLEVVGYAYESVRKPHKKKQTLLEGCVGELVKGLIHPKKVWLEDVDVIYGVIEDKLSYHYIGVEIQLMDNTITLFHCGLPKANIKRALNQIQELAVLISAIKMELLGEEVNFEDISPFEVKFAKGLPKTKFPYNCGIFVVKMLECRSLGLKSMANINDETAMDL, encoded by the exons ATGAATGAGATCACGAAAGAGACACCTGGTTCTCCAATAGCTCAACAGAATATTGAGACTCCAGTCCTTACTCCAATTCAGACGCAGCAG GAGACTCACGAGCTTATGAATGAGATCATTTCACCAAACATTTCCGACACACAGCCAAATACCCGAGCTCGCAGAAATCTTTTAACAGAGCAAAATAAG GATGTAGAAAGCAGAGTTCAAAATCCCTTTGAGATCGGAGCAAATGTGGAGATTTCATCACAAGATGACAATACTTGTCATAAATGGTATCCAGGAAATGTGTTGGCAACATATTTGGTTGATGGGGTTGAGATGGTGAAAGTTGAGTACTTCGTCCCGTCTCTGGacgaaaagaagaggaaaaggagtgTTGAGACACGTGTATCAATTGACAGAATACGTCCTCAACCACCACCTGAGAGATCTGGAGCGAAGAAAAGTTATGAGCTAATGCAGGACGTGGAGGCGTTCGACAATGGTGCCTGGTGCGCTGGAAAAGTTAAAGTCATTTTGTTTGATGGCTCGTGTTTTGTCTCTTTGAACAATTCTAAAGAACAAATTTACTTCCACCATTCTGAGATgcgaaaaccaagaaaatgggtagatggtgtttgggagatgacaaaaaag ATGGAAGAAGAGCAGACGCAGAGTGTGAATCCAagtgaaggagatggtgataaaaag GGGAAGGCGAAGGCTGTCGCTTGTAAGAAAAATGAAGCAGCTGGTCCATCAGAAGATGGTGTTGGGAAAATGGCAAAAGag ATGGAAGTAAAGCAGGGTAAGAGTGTGAAACCAAGTCAAGACGATCATGCAAAAAag ggGAAGCCTGATGttggtaagaagaagaaagcaaatgCTCAGCCAGTAGATATGCTTCCTTTTCTACAGCGAGAAGAGAAGAGGCCAATACGACCTAGAAACCCTCCTATACCTGTAACACCTGAGGTAATCCTTCCAATTGATCCATTTGTGACACCTGAATTTCCTCGGTTTTCAAGGCTTGCACACTGGATGGATCTACGGGGCATATATCGTGT ACCGTTTTATATCAAtggaaaagaaattgaaaaagagttctttcaaaaaatggacgatgcagaaaacAATCTCAACAAAGAG CACATAAATGTTGCATTTGAAATGCTAAATTGTAAGAGGGTTGAGCAAGGTGCTTGGTTCCGCAACAACAATCTTCCAGCAGCATGCTTTGTACCAGTCAAATTcttagaagtggttgggtacgcTTATGAATCTGTCAGGAAGCcacataagaaaaaacaaacgtTATTGGAGGGCTGTGTAGGCGAACTTGTGAAAGGTTTAATACATCCAAAGAAGGTATGGCTGGAAGATGTTGATGTTATATATGGTGTCATTGAAGATAAGTTGAGCTATCACTATATTGGGGTGGAGATACAATTGatggacaacacaatcacaCTCTTCCATTGTGGTCTTCCAAAAGCAAATATCAAACGTGCTCTTAATCAAATCCAAGAACTGGCAG TGTTGATTAGTGCCATAAAGATGGAACTTCTTGGTGAAGAGGTTAATTTCGAAGATATCAGTCCATTTGAAGTTAAGTTTGCAAAAGGGCTTCCAAAGACAAAATTTCCATACAACTGTGGTATTTTTGTTGTGAAGATGCTGGAATGCAGGTCACTGGGATTGAAGAGCATGGctaatataaatgatgaaacTGCGATGGACTTATGA
- the LOC125608417 gene encoding uncharacterized protein LOC125608417, translating to MGDPLPLRLALPELRYPIGSEPEKTISINQHSIVAYIKTVKEILGNDEFNRIRGTFLGPVIKLGERSLKLSAKIVHAVLTKSIKTVKRHEAWFHFGAQPMRFSIREFHMVTGLKCSGEAREPREETEKFKWDFLKGRTHTVKDVEKQLRNTREDASDERFCLAMLLLIESILLQKSLLDGGTTFTLDYVKIAQDMDVLMTYPWGRTAYNLLLKSLQRAVDKSLDKNNYDLQGFPMAFLIWILESVPLLQYAFSQVVPILSVQPSTPIFLCEKYLQIASPQLIDVLLIEIKDHLKVTCILPPISNDPEADVCMEDEANKDLDDMADLSKRGYKFKIRDWRNMSVDLYGANEQIRRASLLFGNGGMSQASSSYQEESLESKINRISEMVGDNLRIMNDRLCLIEKDRKQIKERVTKLEKLQRVTSYETPNNEDCLPNFCCTCTD from the exons atgggAGATCCATTACCATTAAGACTAGCACTGCCTGAGCTGAGGTATCCGATTGGATCAGAGCCAGAGAAGACGATATCGATAAACCAACACTCGATAGTTGCTTATATCAAAACTGTTAAGGAAATTCTAGGAAATGATGAGTTCAACAGAATAAGAGGGACGTTTTTGGGACCGGTGATCAAGCTTGGAGAGAGGTCTTTGAAATTATCAGCTAAGATAGTGCACGCAGTTCTCACCAAAAGCATCAAGACAGTGAAGAGACACGAAGCATGGTTCCATTTTGGTGCTCAGCCAATGAGGTTCTCTATAAGAGAATTCCACATGGTGACTGGTTTGAAATGTAGTGGTGAAGCAAGAGAACCACGAGAGGAAACCGAGAAATTTAAGTGGGACTTCCTAAAAGGGCGTACTCATACAGTAAAGGACGTGGAGAAGCAGCtcagaaacacaagagaagatgcTTCTGATGAGAGATTCTGCCTTGCAATGCTCCTCCTGATTGAGAGCATACTACTACAGAAGAGCCTTCTCGACGGTGGCACAACTTTTACTTTGGATTATGTGAAAATAGCGCAGGATATGGATGTCTTGATGACATACCCATGGGGGAGAACAGCTTATAATTTGCTGTTAAAATCACTTCAGAGAGCTGTCGACAAAAGCCTCgacaaaaacaattatgattTGCAAGGATTCCCTATGGCATTTCTTATATGGATACTTGAGTCAGTACCTTTGCTACAGTATGCATTCAGTCAAGTTGTTCCTATTCTGAGCGTTCAACCGTCTACCCCAATATTTTTGTGTGAGAAGTACCTTCAAATAGCTTCTCCACAGCTGATAGATGTTCTCCTAATTGAAATCAAAGATCAT CTTAAGGTCACATGCATCCTACCTCCTATTTCTAATGATCCAGAAGCTGATGTTTGCATGGAAGACGAAGCTAATAAAGATCTGGATGACATGGCCGATTTATCCAAGAGAggttataagtttaaaattagaGATTGGCGAAACATGTCAGTAGACCTATACGGTGCTAATGAACAAATAAGAAGAGCATCTTTACTGTTTGGGAATGGAGGGATGagtcaagcttcttcttcgtatcagGAGGAGTCTTTGGAATCAAAGATCAACAGAATCAGCGAGATGGTGGGAGATAATTTAAGGATCATGAACGATCGTTTGTGTTTGATTGAAAAAGACAGGAAACAGATTAAAGAACGTGTGACAAAACTAGAGAAACTACAAAGAGTTACTTCATATGAAACCCCAAACAATGAG GATTGCCTTCCTAATTTTTGTTGTACTTGCACAGACTGA
- the LOC106449142 gene encoding uncharacterized protein LOC106449142 translates to MFGVTTKLDDLMGTTTTPTTIYVDPPPQDQPSHSSDHRSIETLVVVLAVITILSVLASIFARLCGGRHLSNAGDHDIEGWVERKCRSCIDAGVPTVAAPPPPATEATVEEQGKAAAAEEQSKK, encoded by the coding sequence ATGTTCGGAGTCACGACAAAACTGGATGATCTAATGGGTACCACAACCACGCCAACCACAATATACGTGGACCCACCTCCCCAAGACCAGCCGAGTCATAGCTCGGACCACCGTTCAATAGAAACACTCGTTGTCGTGTTAGCCGTCATCACCATTTTATCCGTTTTAGCAAGCATCTTCGCTCGGCTCTGCGGCGGCCGTCATTTATCTAACGCCGGAGACCACGACATCGAAGGTTGGGTCGAGAGAAAGTGCCGTAGCTGCATTGATGCTGGCGTCCCCACGGTCGCcgcacctcctcctccagcgacGGAAGCAACAGTGGAGGAGCAGGGTAAGGCAGCAGCCGCGGAAGAGCAAAGCAAGAAGTGA